One stretch of Microplitis mediator isolate UGA2020A chromosome 9, iyMicMedi2.1, whole genome shotgun sequence DNA includes these proteins:
- the LOC130674245 gene encoding cyclin-T-like produces MSRSNWYFNNEELMNSPSFRDGINADKELDHKQQAAYLINDLGTRLKLSQDCINTATVFMHRFYTKKSLSRFHRYEVAMTVIFLAAKVKKVPQKIEDVVRALHTCLKKDNNYTLDITTAEYQEEVNTIICNECFFLLILGFNVEIDHPHDYIFKFCRTIDASSELRKVFLYMATYSLQLTPMCLKYKPAVVACFCIYFTAQSSQWKIIGVNQEKPWFWFFGPEITCDLLIKMEKEFREILGKVSPRIRSRVMNLFKVCPSGQVTLASYPDSSSELSKCTRSLNEVTPPRAARQQKSRTRRTISYQEYLDRKKPEKLAKSDNESSTSSSDATEDLQDNSVGSTRIEITPVTINGISADLKTSISEIADSNCRKRKHDTSIESIFSPAKKCKYV; encoded by the coding sequence ATGAGTCGCAGCAATTGGTATTTCAACAACGAAGAATTGATGAACTCTCCAAGTTTTAGAGACGGTATCAACGCAGACAAAGAATTAGATCATAAGCAACAGGCCGCTTACTTAATCAACGATTTGGGCACGCGGCTTAAATTATCTCAAGACTGTATAAATACTGCAACGGTATTTATGCACAGATTCTATACCAAGAAGTCATTGTCTAGGTTTCATAGATATGAGGTAGCAATGACGGTTATTTTTTTGGCAGCAAAAGTCAAGAAAGTGCCACAAAAAATAGAAGATGTGGTTAGAGCTTTACATACTTGCCTGAAGAAAGACAACAATTACACGCTAGACATCACCACTGCTGAGTACCAGGAAGAGGTTAACACCATAATTTGTAATGAGTGCTTCTTCCTGCTCATATTGGGATTTAATGTAGAAATAGATCATCCACATGATTACATATTCAAGTTCTGCAGAACAATCGATGCAAGTAGCGAACTTCGTAAAGTTTTTCTATACATGGCGACCTACTCTCTACAGCTGACGCCGATGTGCTTAAAGTACAAACCGGCAGTTGTCGCATGCTTCTGCATCTATTTTACTGCACAATCGTCTCAGTGGAAGATTATAGGAGTCAATCAAGAGAAACCTTGGTTTTGGTTTTTTGGTCCCGAAATTACGTGTgatttattaatcaaaatgGAAAAAGAATTCAGGGAAATTTTAGGTAAAGTTTCACCTCGAATTCGAAGCAGAGTGATGAATTTGTTTAAAGTTTGTCCTAGTGGCCAAGTGACTCTGGCAAGCTATCCAGATAGCAGCAGCGAGCTTTCAAAATGTACAAGATCGTTAAATGAAGTGACACCTCCACGGGCAGCTAGACAACAAAAATCGAGAACTCGGCGAACGATTAGTTATCAAGAGTATTTAGATCGAAAGAAACCAGAAAAGTTAGCTAAATCGGATAATGAATCGTCGACATCCTCATCTGACGCCACTGAAGATCTGCAAGATAATTCCGTTGGAAGTACAAGGATTGAAATAACACCAGTAACCATAAATGGTATATCAGCAGATCTTAAAACCAGCATCAGTGAAATTGCTGATAGTAATTGTCGTAAACGTAAACATGATACTAGTattgaaagtattttttctcCTGCTAAGAAATGTAAAtacgtataa
- the LOC130674427 gene encoding uncharacterized protein LOC130674427, which produces MTKKVVKTKLVPPDGGWGWVVLFSALLVNFLIPGTVKSFGVLFVEFLQVFKASPTAASWMPALCYFLYSSLGPLSSVLSIKYSYRVVTLIGGTFAALGMMLSYFATSVSYLYVSYGLMVGIGAGLTFPPTIYIVTAYFERLRGLANGLCISGSAIGTIVLPPFLQYLLNHFGHRGAVLIMGALTLNTLVCALLYHPVSEHMKEVPVEGIDNEALTLDEPIIEAKMLTDGKTEVPTDPNHDRLTELSKYLEKNLDPSSVTIINENEKDQDKFQDVEYEKSETTETNERPTETVVNLSALSRTNSTRVSKKNFHLSRQHSIVSEMGPIALSPRNNVPGLFRRFFKTPTKKIRQRGDAKTKSNNLKIVKDDKSDEAYQGTVTISSTDSNSTIHSSESSATISTDSGSSSSTSEENKFFDFSVLRDPLYLIILISNCTSAISNTNFMILLPSYAISEGFDKNMSALLLSIVSALDLVGRIGGASLSDIDFVPKYYYFVVGLGLSGIALALLPMATSYLMLSLFCALFGLSSGMYIGITTVILADMLGTEKLSSSYGISLFVNGVLQLVGPPVCGAIFERVGTYKPIFLAFGIILILGTALWAVVPLIKRKSKEEQTE; this is translated from the exons atgACGAAAAAAGTTGTTAAAACAAAACTGGTTCCACCGGACGGTGGATGGGGATGGGTCGTTCTTTTTTCTGCTCTCCTTGTTAACTTCCTGATACCGGGGACAGTAAAGTCCTTTGGTGTTCTCTTTGTTGAATTCCTTCAGGTATTTAAGGCATCACCTACTGCAGCTTCGTGGATGCCTGCACTTTGTTACTTTCTTTACAGTTCATTAG gTCCTTTGTCAAGTGTTTTATCGATTAAGTATTCGTACAGAGTTGTTACATTAATTGGAGGTACATTTGCTGCACTTGGAATGATGTTAAGTTATTTTGCTACGTCAGTTTCTTATTTATATGTCAG ctaCGGCCTAATGGTCGGTATCGGAGCCGGTCTAACCTTTCCCCCGACCATTTACATAGTCACCGCTTATTTTGAACGTCTACGCGGCCTTGCAAATGGCCTTTGTATTTCTGGAAGTGCAATTGGTACCATAGTACTACCACCATTTCTTCAGTATCTTCTAAATCATTTTGGCCATCG AGGAGCTGTTTTAATAATGGGCGCATTGACACTCAATACATTAGTCTGTGCACTTCTTTACCACCCGGTTAGCGAACACATGAAAGAAGTACCAGTCGAGGGTATTGACAATGAAGCATTGACGCTCGACGAACCGATAATTGAAGCTAAAATGTTAACCGATGGTAAAACAGAAGTACCGACTGACCCAAATCATGACCGCCTCACCGAGCTATCGAAAtatctcgaaaaaaatttagacccATCATCCGTCACAATcattaatgaaaatgaaaaggATCAAGATAAATTTCAAGATGTTGAATATGAAAAAAGTGAAACTACTGAAACTAATGAACGACCAACTGAAACAGTAGTTAATTTATCGGCACTCAGCCGTACCAATTCAACAAGagttagcaaaaaaaatttccatctaTCACGTCAGCACAGTATCGTTTCCGAAATGGGCCCGATTGCCTTAAGTCCTCGTAATAACGTTCCTGGATTATTTCgccgtttttttaaaactcccaCTAAGAAAATTCGTCAGCGCGGTGATGCCAAGAcgaaatcaaataatttgaaaatagtcaAAGACGACAAGAGTGACGAAGCTTATCAGGGTACTGTGACCATCAGTAGCACGGATTCAAATTCTACAATCCATAGTTCGGAGTCCAGCGCAACCATTAGCACTGATTCAGGTTCCAGTTCTTCAACTAGCGAAGAAAACAAATTCTTCGACTTCAGTGTCCTGCGTGATCCATTGTacctaattattttaatatccaaTTGTACATCCGCAATTAGcaatacaaattttatgaTCTTATTGCCGTCTTACGCGATTTCGGAaggttttgataaaaatatgtctGCGCTACTACTGTCCATTGTATCAGCGCTAGATTTAGTTGGTCGTATAGGTGGCGCATCACTATCTGACATTGATTTCGTACcaaagtattattattttgttgtaGGGTTAGGTCTTAGTGGAATAGCGCTAGCTTTATTACCCATGGCAACTTCATACTTGATGCTGTCATTATTTTGTGCACTCTTTGGACTTTCTTCAGGCATGTACATTGGTATTACTACTGTCATACTTGCAGACATGTTGGGAACTGAAAAATTGAGTTCATCTTACGGGATTTCACTTTTTGTTAACGGGGTACTACAGTTGGTAGGACCGCCAGTGTGTGGCGCGATTTTTGAAAGAGTCGGAACATATAAGCccatttttttagcttttggaattattttaatacttgGTACAGCTTTGTGGGCTGTTGTACcgcttattaaaagaaaatctaAAGAAGAACAAACAGAATAA